The Staphylococcus sp. 17KM0847 DNA segment TTCTCGCTGTATATTTTCAATTAGTGCTACAACAGCAGTCTCTTCATCATCTAAATGACGTACTAAAACTTCTACTTCTGTCATCTGATTCATTTGCAATGCACGAAAACGGCGCTCCCCCGCAATAATTTCGTACATATTTTCTTCTATAGGGCGTACGACGATTGGTTGTAATAATCCATGTGTACGAATAGATTCTGCTAATTCTTCAATAAGGGCTGTATCAAATGTTTGGCGTGGTTGATAGCGGTTAGGTACAATTCGTTCAATTTTAATTCTTTCAATACCCTGTCGCTCTGACTCTGACACTTCTAATAGTTCATCTTTATTTTTCAGCCCAAATAGTTTAGAAAAGGGTTTTTTCATATATTACGCTCCCTTTCACTTCAAAATCAATCAGATATTATTCTGAAAGTGGTGATTTATTCGGTGTTCCCGGTTTTCTCGGGTATTTTTTAGGTGTCTGACTTCTCTTTTCAATTTCAATAATCTGACGTTCCCCGGCTCCTTCAGGTAACTCAAAGGAGAAGACTTTCTCAACACGTCCACCTAACAAACCAATCGCAAAACGTGCATCGTCTAACTCTTCTTGTCCCTTTGATGACTTTAATGCAAGGAAAAGACCATGCTTCTTAACAAGGGGGAGGCACAATTCACTCAACACAGATAATCTTGCCACAGCTCTTGCTGTAACAATATCAAAAGACGCTCGGTAGTCTAAATTTTTGCCAAATGTTTCGGCTCTATCATGGACAAAATGAACACCTTCTAGCTCTAACGCGTTGGCCAATTGATTTAAAAACTGAATACGCTTATTGAGTGAATCCACAATGGTTACATGTAATTCAGGAAAAACAATCTTCAAAGGAATACTTGGAAACCCTGCACCCGCTCCTACATCACATAGCTTTAAATGTTGACTTAAATCACAATAAAAACTCAGTGTAATAGAATCATAAAAATGCTTTAAATAAACTTCATGCTTTTCTGTAATACTCGTGAGATTTATCTTATCGTTCCACGTAACAAGCATATCATAATACGTTTCAAATTGTTGTTTTTGCTTATCTGAC contains these protein-coding regions:
- the rsmG gene encoding 16S rRNA (guanine(527)-N(7))-methyltransferase RsmG, translating into MSVEWLANQLSHHGIELSDKQKQQFETYYDMLVTWNDKINLTSITEKHEVYLKHFYDSITLSFYCDLSQHLKLCDVGAGAGFPSIPLKIVFPELHVTIVDSLNKRIQFLNQLANALELEGVHFVHDRAETFGKNLDYRASFDIVTARAVARLSVLSELCLPLVKKHGLFLALKSSKGQEELDDARFAIGLLGGRVEKVFSFELPEGAGERQIIEIEKRSQTPKKYPRKPGTPNKSPLSE